The sequence TATCATGTAGTTTCTCAAGTCCTTCCTTCAGTCCATCGCCTATGATTGCACAGGTGGGCTGCAAATGCCAGGGAGTTGATGAGCTCAGTTCACCCATTGCTAACAATTTCTCAATTTCTGAGAGAGACAATGAGTTCCTCAGGTCTTGTTTGTTAGCAACTATTAGCACAGGGACTCCTTGATTTTCCGATATCCTAGTTATTTTATGAAGTTCAGTTTTGGCTTCTTCCATCCTTTCAACATCAACAGAGTCCACGACAAACACAATGCCATCTGTGCATCTGGTATATGACTTCCACAGTGGCCTTAATTTCTCCTGACCACCTACATCCCAGAAGTGAAAAGTGACTGTTTTAGAATTTCCCAAGGTTACCTTAATTTTTTCCGTGTTAAATCCTTTGGTAGGTACGGTATTTACAAATTCATTGAACTGCAGCCTGTATAACACAGTTGTCTTTCCAGCAGAGTCCAAACCCAGAATGACAATGTGGAAGGACTGAAATGAAGGCAGGCTGGACAGGATAGAAGTCTGGTCTGACAGTCCATTCCCCATTTCCAGCTGCAAGGAAGTGTTCCAAATTGAAAGGCTTTCTTCTTACTGCGTGAGAACTTCTCTTCCTAGGGGATCCAGCTACCAGACTGAAGGGGAAAATGAGTAAGTTATTCTTGTGAAATAATGTGCTACAactgcttttctctcttcctgctaAACTAAGCAACACGAGGAACTTGATAAATAAAACTTGCTTCAGTAAACAAACCAAGTGAAATAAGAAACATACGCGATCCAAGGTAAACGACAGAATAATCATTGCCGTTGAAATTCTTTAACATTCACTGAAATTGtagtaatatgtatttttctctaCCCCCCTGGGTCCCCAGACCTTTAAGACCTCATACCGGAGACAACCTAGTCACCAGCAACTCGTCCAAGTCGCAGTAACCACAGAAGTGCCTTTTTTGGCAGAAAATTTGTAACACATAATCTGATCTTCAGGATCTAATTGTACACGCTTAACAGCATACGCAAGGTCACTATTAGCCTCCGCGCGCCAACCGCCCCACCCCAAAATACAATGCTCTCACCTCCCGAATTGGAGCCTGGATCCAAATGAGAAAGCATTGGCAGGCTTTTCTACGCGGGGGCAGAGAAGCACCCCACCGCCGCTCAGCTTAGCTCTCCACGCAGCTCCGGCGGTTGCCTCACTAGAAACTGTGGCTCCAGACTACGACCACGCCCACTCCACACGGCCCACCCCTGAGCCCAAATCCCATTGGTCACCTGCGTCAGCGCGTCCATGCCACACGCACCCCCGCGCCCTAATTGGTGAGTGTAACTGCCGCTCCCAGCACGGCGGAGCCGGGCTCTCCCTCGGTCCACAGGCACCACCTGTTGCCCTCAAGTTAGAAAAGAGGGCGCCTGCGGAGGGAGCCGAGCGACCCCTGCAGGAGAAGGGGAGCCTCGGCCGGTCGGTCTGGTCCCGCCAGCCGGCTCGCTCCTCCCGCCCGGGCGCACCTGCAGCGCGGCCCACGGATGCCATGCAGAGGTTCTCACATCCGGGGCCCGCGGTCACCGCCGGCGCCTTAACCCTTTGTCCGCTGGCCGGAGGGTGCTCCCTGCGGCTGCGCCGGCCCACAGGCGTGAATGATCCGACCTGCGGCAGCCGCCGGAGCAGGCCCGCTGTCCTCGCAGCACGATCCCCTCACCTCGCCGCTCCGCACCCGGCCGGCTCGTCTCCCCGGGCAGGGCGTGGCCACACCAGCTGCCCGCCCCGCTGCGGCTCACCTGACTAATGTCCTTCCCTGGTCCGGACCCAAACGTGGCTCACTGCCGCTCGGGAGCGCGTTGATACCAGCGCGAGGGCGCCAGCGAGGCCTGGGCGGTGGCAGGGGACGAGACACCTCTTCCAAGGGTCTGGCCGGGCGCCGGGCTCGGGGCTGCCCTAACGGTGCTCGGCCGACCGCTACCGGCGCCTGCCACGGCCCCGCCCCCTTCCGCGCTAGCCGGCCAGTCGGGGGCGTGCGGGAGCCGGGTCTCCTAGCAACGCCAAAACAAGGTCACGTTCGAACAGGCCTAGCGCTGACTGGCTGCGGGCCAGTCGGGGGGGGCTTCCGGTCTCATCCCCGAGAGCCGCTGCTGTCTCAGACGCTTTCTGCAGCCGGCCGCGAGCTTCGGGCGGACGACACCCGGGTCCCACCCTGCACCGCCTATCCTCAGGGCACTGTATGGCGTCCTCAGGGCGGTGGCCGATGACGTCGGGTCAGGGATTTCAGAGGGCGCCAGACAGGCGGGCCCCTTATATAACGGGGTGACTTGGACGTGCCTCAGTAGCTGCCCAGACAGTCCTGGGCCAGCTTGGTGTCTGTAACACACACTCCTTTTGCCGAGCAAATAAATGCTCTCTGCCACGTGATGCTACCAACATCTCCGTGAGGTGGCGACAGGTAGAAATATGCcgggttttacagatgaggaaatccacTGGCTGTTTCTAATAATCCAAGGAAAATTAGTGGTGGTCCTGGAACTTAAATCTGCTAGTTACTAAATGCATAATGCTTTCCATTGGATAATTCTGACTCTTATTGCAGCTGAGTGCTTGACCCATATAtgtgcaaatatttactgaacacttaataGGAGTAGGCACAATTCTATGTGCCGGGGATAGACTGGCACTCGTGGAATATTGGAGTCTCAtgagagaaaatggaagtaaCCAAATTCCCACAAGAATAAATGTAATTACAAAATAGGATCATTGATAATTTAAGAGTACTTATGACAACAAATAAGGAGGAGTACTGACTTAAAGTTCTGGGAAATAGTTAATGAACAAACATCTTTTGGGTGGAGACTGAAAGATATTGGAAGAATTTTTATGGTgcacttttcaaaaaattttcactttttagaTATGGACTGAAATTTCCTCAagaaatttcctgatttttctcaAGACCATTATTGCTATATTTATCTCCATTAAGACTAGCATAGGAACAGTACTTGTCAcactagactttaaaaaataactgacatAAAACCTAAAGACTTTAACAAGCACATGCATGTTTTCAAAATAGCAACACTAATTTTGGAAATAAAGCTAGAATTCTCAAACAGCATATTCTATCAAGTTATTTATCTAGTATAAGCCAAGGCTTGCCTTATTAGTTATAATTGTGGAATCTCGTTAGCCATTTACAATAATTAGCAAGCGAGTGATAAAGGGCTAGTCTCCTTGGAAATTTAAAGATATTCTTTATTAAGCTGGAGAAAAACTTGcgaattctcattaaaaaaagaaataagagcaagATTCAATGACAGCTTTCTTTTTATAGTAGCTTTGAAATCAAGCAGGCCATATTAGTTGCATATTCCCATATTAGTTGCAGGGATGCATTACTGCACACACTTCCCTGAACAAAAAAGGATGAGATAGGAAAATATTGAGAGCTTACAGCCTTGCAGAATCACCTATACCAAATTGTACTTTAATGTTTTATACTAGGCTTATAACTAGAACCTGCTTGGTTAACTACAGCCTGTGGGTCAAATTCAAGagataagaatggtttttacatgtTTAAAGGGCTGCAACAGAAAAGACAAGATAAGACTGCAATAGAGACCATCTGGGGCCttgaaaaacctaaaatatttgctctcaGGCTCTTTATGGGAGAATGATACTTGCTTTATGAGCAGTAACAACCATATGAAAAGGCAGCAAATGATAGAAAAAGTGATGAAATTCATGGAATACATTGTCTACTTTGTCTCACAGTCTTTCTATAGAAGGcccattcaaatattttatttagatgcTATGCCAGGAAAATGCTCCCTTTAGGCTATAGCTCATAAACTGTGTACTGAGGTGCTCTGGGGTACCTCAGGGAAATCATAGGGCATGggatattttaactttttgaggggaACACAGTGCCATCTGTTGGACTCTGTTAACAACTACAACTATTAAGTTGTCTGGATCTATCTACTGAATAAACAGAACTTTGGGGTATTTCTTTTGGCTTGAGGCACCATGAAAAAATTATGGAGACACTAGGAGCTCTGCCTTTAGTTATGGTTTTCCAAACTTGGCTAAAAATGAGAATCACCTCATAGTGCTTGTAAAATACAAATTCCTGGTCCCTATTACAGACCTGCCAAATCAGAATCATCAGGAGAAGGGCTAGTGAGTGATCTGCATTTTCAACAAGTATCCTGGTTAATTAATGATGAGACATTTTGAAGAAATATTAAtcttaaagaaattttattattaGAAAGGAAAAGTAAGCTTTCTCCTTTCAAATAACAAAACTGAGTAATTTACCTTGTTTCTCCTTTATGAATACCAGGACCCAGATCAAATCTGATGCCTGAGGCgttctttttctcctccataaTCTGATTTTCTACCATATACTTAAACTAAGCATCCACATACTGCGACTAATGTCCTTCCTGACCTTTGCCActccttatttttatatattgctgctGCTTCTAGAATTTCTCACTTTATTTGTTTCAGTACATATTTATTAGAGTTTCCCAAATTTGAAAGTCTAGGTAAACAGAAGGCATGCTTTCTGGCGGAAGGAATTAGTTCAGTGGAGGTGCTAGACACACAGCACATAATTGCTATGATATCCCGCAGGACTTATGAGTAGGAAAATAGGAGTTATTATCAAGTCCTGTGCTTGCACAAACTTTATCTGACAGAATAGCTTAAcagaaaatcataattttaaactGAATATTCAAAGAACTCAATATTAGACAAGGGGTAGGGGAACAGAATCGCAGGTAGAAGTAACACTACGCAGAGCATGGAGACATTAAGTTTATGATATGTTCAAACCCATCCAAAAAGAGGAGATGATAATTtctcatgggaaaaaaataatgtgcTAGGGGCACTTTAATGGATAggtcttccagacagaaaatcaatgaggaaacagCATTTAAACAACACTATAGACCCGATGACtctaacagacatatatacaaCACATTTCAACAGCAGCAGAAGACACATTCTTCTCAGACCCACATGGAACATTACCCAGCGTAGATCATATGCTAAGCCACGAAACAAGTCTCGACAAAGTCAAGAAGATTGAattcgtatcaagtatcttttctgaccacaatggtaagAAACCAGAAAGcagtaacagaagaaaaattggaaaattcacaaatacatggaaattaaacaacacagtcctgaacaaccaatggatcgaagaagaaatcaacagggaaatcagaaaagatcttgaaaCAAacgaaaatggaaacacaacaaaacaaaacttatgagatgcagcaaaagcagttctaagaggtcatttatagctataaatgcctacattaagaaaaaagattacattacatttcaaagaactggaaaaagaaggaTAAACCAAGCCCAAAGTTATCagacaaaggaaatgataaagattagAGCTGAAGtaagtgaaatagagaatagaaaattaatagaaagatcaacaaaacttagggttggtgtttttaaaaagataaattggcaaaactttagctagactaaccaagaaaaaagaggactcaaataaataaaattataagtgaaAGAAGGGACCCTGCAATGTATACCACAGAACTACAAAGGATCGCaagaaaatactatgaataattatacgCCAACAAACtgtacaacctaaaagaaatggatagattcctagaaacatacgatctaccaagactgaaccatgaagaaacagaaaatcaggaTAGACCAATAATGTGTAAGAAGACTGAATCAAAgaactcccaacaaagaaaagcccaggaccagatggtttcactggtgaattctaccaaacatttaaagaagaattaacaccaatccttcccaaactcttccaaaaattgaagagggaaggcatactcccaaactcatttcatgaggccatcattaccctgataccaaagccacaaaaggacactacaagaaaagaaaactacaggccaatatccctcatgaatatagatgcaaagattctcaataaaatactaggaaaccaaattcaacagcatattttaaaaatcatataacatgatcaagtgggagttattcctgggatgcaagaatggttcaacataagcaaatcaataaatgtgatataccatattaatacaATGAagaattatacatacacacacagacacacacacaat is a genomic window of Delphinus delphis chromosome 9, mDelDel1.2, whole genome shotgun sequence containing:
- the ARL4A gene encoding ADP-ribosylation factor-like protein 4A translates to MGNGLSDQTSILSSLPSFQSFHIVILGLDSAGKTTVLYRLQFNEFVNTVPTKGFNTEKIKVTLGNSKTVTFHFWDVGGQEKLRPLWKSYTRCTDGIVFVVDSVDVERMEEAKTELHKITRISENQGVPVLIVANKQDLRNSLSLSEIEKLLAMGELSSSTPWHLQPTCAIIGDGLKEGLEKLHDMIIKRRKMLRQQKKKR